The DNA sequence CAACGTCGACTGGGTCAAATGAAATTTGCATGCAACTTCGCTGTGCTCGGTACAGTCTTGGCTCCGAGCTGGGAATCCAGACAAAGGAGAAAGAATTAAATCTTGACATTTTTGCCCCGAGACTCGGACGCTCTTCGTGGGAGTATTGTGCAGGGGGCGAATCGTTGTAACAAATTGCAAATCACTAcgattgattttatttaccGAGAACTTCAATGTCTTCTTTTTAAAACAGAGATTAGAATCTGAATCGCTGGAGTGAATTCATTTTCTACACGGTTTTCTTTGTGTcttctttaataataaacaaagatCAATGTCCACttgatggcaataaaatatttgaatttgaataatATATCATTACACCTATAgaggaaaaaaataaaatttttgtttgtttacattgaaTACGCACCGAAACTTTAAATAGCTTTTAATAAGTTCGTAACTTGTACGAAGTGTCCTGTAACTTGCTATCTGCTTCAGCTACAACGCATCTTGTAAGCAAGACGGACAGCTTGCGAGGCGCCACCACCGAGTTATTAATAGCGAGCCCAGCTGACGCCGACACCACGGGCTTAGATTGTAAATCAACAcggtattattattagatacgTATTTATGAGTAAGTATACACTTACATCATATTGTTGAAAGATAGGAGAGGAGAGCAGGAAACGCCATTATTGCGTAGGTATGTTCCGTCTGAAAGATCcattttcaatttcaaaacCCCCCGTGTGAACATACCCCTATAATAAGTATTCACCATCAGAACAAGTTTCATGTTATGGTACGTGATGAATTGATGATgcaatgaatataatatatagctAAGTGGCGTTTGTATTggacaaatatttaaaacgtGTACCAGGCATCTCCCAAGGAGCACCATCACAGTCTGCCTGCTTCCTTCATATCATAGCCTGGCTCATAGTAACGAATAACTAACTGTGTAAGGGTCGCTGGTACTTCGATATTTACAAAAAGTTCTAgaattaacttaaaaaaacaaagaagATAAAATCAGCAGACCAATATCATGTAAAATTCTGAGAGCCAAGTAAATGACACCCATTTAAAACTACTGGCGTCTAACGACTGTCATTTGTTTCTATCTTTCGACGGCAGGAGAGTGGGCGAGGCAGAAAAACCTTAATGAGGATTAATGATCTTTAGATAAATTGAACGGAGCTCACAAACAATAGGAAACCTATgcatatgtataggtacttatagttacaGTAGGCAATGGAAATAAAAGCAACGGAGTCAGTTTTAAACGTGCGTTTATTTGGTAACAACATGATATTGCAAAATTCTCACGGGAACGGGACTTAGCGGGACAAAAACAGttattattcaatattttaggttgtaggtacctacctcatCTTTGTTTTCTTACGTTTTGTTAGGCCGACAACCTATTAAACTTTAGCCGCTTGAAGCCTGTCTGGTATGTCCGTGTGTTCACTACAAACACTGTATATATTTGGTTGACTGGACATAAGCCTTTGATCGCACGCCACAGCCCTCGTAGCAATTTGGACGTTTTATCCTGGATCTCTCCATTTTCCTTACATACGTATTAAAAGAACCTTCGTAACATTCCAGTCCAGTAATCCCCGGTTATAACCTCTGACCCGATCATTAGCATAGCGGGTTCGAACCCAAAATTGAATTGGTTCCGCCACTTTATATGCTAAACAGTTTTCGTATTAGTACACGCTAATATTCGTATGATACGTGTTCGTATTTGCGGAGGTAATTGTGCCCGTGCACTATGCAGTAGCTGCTTACTGATGCTCATATTGGTTTGTGGCTGCAATATCCTATTCAGGTATAGGTACGTTGCAATGATCGATGGATGAATTTCGGTGTCGATGGTACCCTATTACATTCCTGCCTCTGGATGTTGATAGACCCTACACAGTATATACtcgtatttacctacctaactcTGAAATTGATATTCCATCTCATAGTCAAACCACTTATTTATGCGATAGCCTTTCGTATATTAATAAACATGATtttaattctgatttcagaattatattttacacatAGGTGAGTAATTTAATTCCACATCAGTCGGTGAGTCCATCGTTGTTATCTTGCGGGCGGCGCACGTTGctgcggcgctggcggcggctcGCGGCGGCGTGCAGGCGGTACTGGCGGTACAGGAACTCCTTGGTCATGGCCTGCGTAGTGAACATGGCGCGACTGCGGCGCAGCAGCGCGTCCCGCGGGCCCCAACCCCCATCCAGCGCCAGCGCGGACCGCCACGAGCCGCGCCAACCAGCGACCAGCAGCTTGCACGCCACCCCCAGCACCAGCCAACCGGCCGTCGCCCCCAGCAGCAGGCAGCCAATCAGATCGTCCATTGACTCCACCGCCGTCTGCGACCGCAGCTCCTCAATGAACACGTAGAGCATGGCCGCGCCGCAGACCAGCcaccccgcccgcgccgccgcgcccgccgccgcgccctgCATGAAGTGCACGTCCTCCGCGAACCTCCCCATGCCGCGCCACACCACGAACACGCCCACCTCCAGCACGCTCATGAACGCCGTGCTCAGACGGAAGTACCGCTGGAACGTCATAGACAAGAGGTTGAGCCCGCACGTACTCAGAAAAGGTAACGTCAATAGAAACATAAGAATGGAGAATAGCAGACTGGAAATGCCGGGATATTTGGCGATAACTCTGATTCTAATTTCGAGCACATTGACGATGGAGTAGAACAGGACGACGGACACGCGCAGGCCGACGACGGAGAGCGAGGAGTAGAGGAGCACGAGCCAGTAGTGCGTGTAGCGGAAGGAGTGCAGCAACAGCGGCATGAGCGTGAATATGTTGGCGACGGgcgcggaggcggcggcggcgcgggccagGCGCGCGCTGGTGGCCTGCATGAAGGGACACATCATGAGCGCGAGGCTCGCGGTGGCCAGCGCCTCCAGCAGCAGCGTCAGCAGCAGCACCCCGGCCGCGCGCCCCGGCACCCCCAGCCGGAACCCGCAGCGCGACGCCAGGTTGAAGTTGATGCCCGTGCCGATGAAGAACAAGTAAATCACTTGCTCCACATACAACGGCACATTCACAGTCTCCGAGAACAGCTTCAAGTTCAAATCGGCGGCCTCGCTAAAGTTTTGCACTACTCCTCTTTGCATCATGGAGCCGATGAATAGTATCGAATACGATGCCAGGGGATACACGACCAAGAATTTTGCGACGTATTCCAGACTTTTTTCTCGTCTGAAGCTGGCGAGGTAGACGAAGAGGCAGATGCTCGCTGAGGGTAGGACCACTCGCCACAACACTATGGAGCTGGAGCTCAGCGTGAAGTGGTCCCAGTACTGTTGCTCGCGGAAGCTGGCCGGCAGCGCGGCGCAGTGCGTCGCGTTGCGCGCGTGCTTCACGCAGTCCTCGAACACGGTGTAGTTGGTCTCGAGCACGTTGCACGACGCGTCGGCCCACGGGCCGCACGAGTAGAACGGCACCGGCCGCTCGAAGCTCACCCACAGGTAGTGGACACAGAAGGCGGTGACCACGTGGTTGAACACGAGCACGTAGATCTGCCAGACCAACATGATGTAGCCGATGTGCGAGAGGCAGGGGCGCACCTTCCACACGTCGATGCAGTCGCGGGAGGTGTACTGGGCCACGAGCAGCTCGAGGTAGAGCAGCGGCGCGGCCAGCAgcgtggcggcggcgtgcAGCGCGGCCCCGCCCAGCGCGCCGCCCGTCAGCGACGCCTTGGGCAGCCCGTTGACCGCCGGGTACCCCGCCAGGCAGAGCAGCACGTGCAGgtgcgcgcgcgcgccgctccaCCCGCGGCCCTCATCTTGCATGCTCTGGGATCTACAATGAAGTACTCGCTGCACTTTGTGTTTGATTAATGCATTAAAGCTTCACTGTGGCGTTTCCATAATCGCGGCCTATTAGATCGTTAAGTTCACACACAGTTCGGAGCGTTCAGAGTAATGAGTTTATGAAACTCTTTGTTGCGTTAACTTTGGCCGTGCCTATTTGCATTAGAAATGAGTCGGGCCTACTCGAGTCTTGAACACTGCGGTGAGGCTCGCGGCTCGCTACTTATTCATAAGTTATCTGGAGGTAGACGCCTGTCCCCGGGAGCTCAAACTCCGCTAATTTATAAACTTTCCCCCCGCGGCTCATATTTCATGCGAGCATCGTGTTATCTTGCATCAATAGCTAGCAAGTtcgtaatttaattatttatcttgCAGTTAGGTACACCAATATGTTGTGGTTACCAGTATGGAAGTTTAATTGCTAGTTAAAACTGATATATACCTCTGTATATATTACAGACGgataggtataggtaagttATATGctacataaaaacattaaaataagcACGTCTTCTAATCTTCCAGGGTGGATGTCGTTATTTGTGTTTATGAGCTAATTTAGCAGAGATATATAAAATCAACGAAGCCGGGGGGCGCGCCataaaaacacaataaaaagaaACTTTTTTTACTT is a window from the Plutella xylostella chromosome 7, ilPluXylo3.1, whole genome shotgun sequence genome containing:
- the LOC105390579 gene encoding sodium- and chloride-dependent neutral and basic amino acid transporter B(0+); this encodes MQDEGRGWSGARAHLHVLLCLAGYPAVNGLPKASLTGGALGGAALHAAATLLAAPLLYLELLVAQYTSRDCIDVWKVRPCLSHIGYIMLVWQIYVLVFNHVVTAFCVHYLWVSFERPVPFYSCGPWADASCNVLETNYTVFEDCVKHARNATHCAALPASFREQQYWDHFTLSSSSIVLWRVVLPSASICLFVYLASFRREKSLEYVAKFLVVYPLASYSILFIGSMMQRGVVQNFSEAADLNLKLFSETVNVPLYVEQVIYLFFIGTGINFNLASRCGFRLGVPGRAAGVLLLTLLLEALATASLALMMCPFMQATSARLARAAAASAPVANIFTLMPLLLHSFRYTHYWLVLLYSSLSVVGLRVSVVLFYSIVNVLEIRIRVIAKYPGISSLLFSILMFLLTLPFLSTCGLNLLSMTFQRYFRLSTAFMSVLEVGVFVVWRGMGRFAEDVHFMQGAAAGAAARAGWLVCGAAMLYVFIEELRSQTAVESMDDLIGCLLLGATAGWLVLGVACKLLVAGWRGSWRSALALDGGWGPRDALLRRSRAMFTTQAMTKEFLYRQYRLHAAASRRQRRSNVRRPQDNNDGLTD